In Nomia melanderi isolate GNS246 chromosome 4, iyNomMela1, whole genome shotgun sequence, the following are encoded in one genomic region:
- the KdelR gene encoding ER lumen protein-retaining receptor, producing the protein MNIFRLLGDLSHILAIIILLLKIWKTRSCAGISGKSQILFAIVYTMRYLDLVTAYISAYNTLMKIIFIATSYATVFLMYMKFKATYDHNHDTFRIEFLILPTFVLALLINHEMNIVEVLWTFSIYLESVAILPQLFLVSKTGEAESITSHYLFALGSYRGLYLLNWLYRYYAEEHYDLIAIVAGLVQTILYCDFFYLYITKVLKGKKLQLPA; encoded by the exons atgaatatatttcgaCTATTAGGCGATTTATCGCATATTCTTGCGATCATCATTCTACTACTTAAAATATGGAAGACGCGGAGTTGTGCCG GTATTAGTGGCAAGTcacaaattttatttgcaattgTATATACAATGCGTTACCTAGATCTGGTGACAGCATATATTTCAGCATATAATACACtgatgaaaatcatttttatagcaACTTCTTATGCTACAGTGTTTCTAatgtatatgaaatttaaagCAACATATGATCATAATCATGATACATTTAG aattgaatttttaatactgCCCACATTTGTATTGGCATTATTAATCAATcatgaaatgaatattgttGAGGTTTTATGGACATTCAGCATTTACCTAGAATCAGTAGCGATATTGCCACAATTGTTTTTGGTGTCAAAAACAGGAGAAGCAGAAAGCATTACCAGTCACTACCTTTTCGCTTTGGGCTCATACAGAGGACTTTATCTGTTAAATTGGCTGTACCGTTATTATGCAGAAGAACATTATGATCTAATTGCTATAGTCGCTGGTTTAGTACAAACAATTCTTTATTGTGATTTTTTTTATCTCTATATTACCAAAGTACTAAAAGgcaaaaaattacaattacctGCTTAG
- the DNApol-gamma35 gene encoding DNA polymerase subunit gamma-2, mitochondrial, which yields MSITQILREISANFINFTEHSFIYGPQGKMLLRNLEEHWFLHAITMSSYNIFLSEKFTDSLNFITKNPMGKIPFGLATIKDSKTSWNENIEPVASNLKHHKTMEIVIFENNINAKNLYHKMQKERKAWWRRLAQKPSRFKITETKKVDNFDLVDIEAQFPYDTITVEKIAYHTDVHKLLTQIDNKKDLDDIQMVEHVLSLDWGCLALLCDAYDVDERATIRIHSKLAPHKVAIHIKNLQNETNIGNDDLNRFVLYLNNMLRTKGLNTILTTSEEVVNVCLVPFIVLVDRTSLENGIIHVTNRSTTLNQAIHITDLVKYITMHC from the exons atgAGTATAACACAGATTTTAAGAGAAATAAGtgcaaattttataaactttacagaacatagtttcatttatggACCTCAGGGTAAAATGTTATTACGAAATCTAGAAGAACATTGGTTCTTACATGCTATTACAATGTCatcttacaatatatttttatcagaaaAGTTTACAGACTCCTTAAATTTCATAACTAAAAATCCAATGGGTAAAATTCCATTTGGATTAGCTACCATAAAAGATTCAAAAACTTCttggaatgaaaatattgaaccaGTTGCATCTAATTTGAAACatcataaaactatggaaataGTTATTTTTGAGAATAATATAAACGCTAAAAATTTATACCATAAAATGCAAAAAGAACGTAAAGCTTGGTGGCGTAGATTAGCTCAGAAACCTTCCAGGTTTAAGATTACAGAAACTAAAAAGGTGGACAATTTTGACTTGGTAGATATAGAAGCTCAATTTCCATATGATACCATCACTGTAGAAAAAATAGCTTACCATACTGATGTTCATAAGTTATTAACTCAG attgataataaaaaagatcTTGACGACATACAAATGGTCGAACATGTATTATCTTTAGATTGGGGTTGCTTAGCACTACTTTGTGATGCTTATGATGTAGATGAAAGAGCTACAATACGTATTCATTCTAAATTAGCACCACATAAAGTTgcaattcatataaaaaatttacagaatGAAACGAATATTGGAAATGATGATTTAAATCGCTTTGTACTTTACTTAAATAACATGCTTAGAACAAAGGGCCTGAATACTATATTAACCACCTCAGAAGAAGTCGTAAATGTGTGCTTAGTTCCTTTTATAGTCTTAGTTGACAGGACTAGTCTTGAAAATGGCATTATACATGTAACAAACAGATCAACAACTCTCAACCAAGCGATTCACATAACCgatttagtaaaatatataacaatgcATTGTTAA
- the LOC143174455 gene encoding uncharacterized protein LOC143174455 yields MGVGSNILHFLADWMYVRKAQVVGDVHLEEPYKYYHVYKGEILVSLQFNQFADDIELTITTSTILKARQFMETAIGIIQSNLLKIDLELAEAKTQFLVFDKLVRHPGTVSLRIGNETVYNNNCVKFLGIYLDHKLRFDIHIQQLVLKCSQYLNIIKFLRNTWWGCEPQTLLLVYSSTIRSRLDYASMWYYPHNSQKLRNQLERIQVSGAKIALGLRKSSPNNVTLAEAKLPLIYDRAKFLGSKYILKILSCQSNPLSKHSRQGLAVSDLYPGYVQIFTDGSKMDGAISTGTSYVCPLLDCSFTRSLNHATSIFSAECHGILMAVNLANKDRSNSYIMCSDSLSALEALDGKVFCQRSCSLLKEIKEELIAFETMASPGCRIEFVWLPSHRGILGNERADAAAKPFITDYKFILRLNSPAMQIVKLYKARADISALALLASASRADISASGTKRVKGDYVERFRKYVAWHTAVWVSRYRVNHYNLAASLARVGIIRSSSCECGFELQDLCHILWDCPRFNGSRTVLTTELRMLGWNAPFKTETFLIGPDMRAIKAISKFLVINNLRI; encoded by the exons atgggAGTAGGAAGCAACATTCTTCATTTCCTGGCGGATTGGATGTATGTAAGGAAGGCGCAGGTTGTTGGTGATGTTCATCTTGAAGAACCTTACAAGTATTACCATGTTTACAAGGGG GAAATTTTGGTATCTCTACAATTCAATCAATTTGCAGATGATATTGAATTAACTATTACAACTTCCACCATTCTGAAAGCCAGACAGTTCATGGAAACAGCAATTGGCATTATCCAAAGCAATTTACTGAAAATTGATCTGGAGCTGGCAGAAGCTAAAACACAGTTCCTCGTATTTGATAAATTAGTTAGGCATCCAGGAACGGTTTCCCTCAGAATTGGTAACGAAACCGTTTACAACAATAACTGTGTTAAGTTTCTTGGTATCTACTTGGATCACAAGCTTCGTTTTGATATTCATATTCAACAGTTGGTTTTAAAGTGTAGCCAATAtctcaatataattaaattcttgagAAATACTTGGTGGGGATGTGAACCCCAGACCTTGCTGTTAGTCTACTCTAGTACCATCAGATCCAGATTAGATTATGCTAGTATGTGGTACTATCCTCATAACTCTCAAAAACTTAGGAATCAGCTAGAGAGGATTCAAGTTTCTGGAGCTAAAATTGCTTTGGGTCTTAGGAAGTCTTCACCTAACAATGTCACCCTTGCTGAGGCTAAGCTGCCTTTGATTTATGACAGAGCAAAATTTCTTGGCTCAAAATACATTCTTAAAATTCTCTCTTGCCAATCTAATCCCCTTTCCAAG CATTCCAGACAAGGTCTTGCTGTCAGTGACTTATACCCTGGGTACGTCCAGATTTTCACTGATGGATCAAAGATGGATGGAGCCATTTCAACTGGAACCTCATATGTCTGCCCTCTGTTGGATTGCTCTTTTACCAGGAGCCTTAACCATGCAACATCGATATTTTCCGCTGAATGTCATGGAATTCTTATGGCGGTTAATTTGGCCAATAAGGATAGGAGTAATTCCTACATAATGTGCAGTGATTCACTTAGTGCCTTAGAGGCGCTTGATGGCAAAGTCTTCTGCCAACGATCTTGTTCCTTGTTAAAAGAGATTAAGGAAGAACTAATCGCTTTTGAAACAATGGCTTCTCCTGGATGTAGGATTGAGTTTGTTTGGTTACCTTCTCATAGGGGCATTTTGGGAAATGAACGAGCTGATGCAGCAGCTAA ACCATTTATAAcggattataaatttattttgagattGAATTCTCCTGCAATGCAAATAGTAAAGCTCTACAAGGCGCGGGCCGATATATCGGCTCTGGCACTTCTCGCCAGTGCATCAAGAGCCGATATATCGGCCtccggcactaaaagggttaagggAGATTATGTGGAAAGATTCCGTAAATACGTGGCTTG GCATACTGCAGTTTGGGTCAGTAGATACAGAGTCAATCACTACAACCTGGCTGCGTCTCTAGCTCGAGTGGGCATAATTCGTAGCAGTTCCTGTGAATGTGGATTTGAGCTTCAGGATCTGTGCCATATACTGTGGGATTGTCCTAGATTTAATGGAAGTAGAACTGTCTTGACCACTGAACTTCGGATGTTAGGATGGAATGCCCCTTTTAAAACGGAAACGTTTCTGATTGGACCTGACATGAGGGCCATCAAAGctatttctaagtttttagtaattaataatcttaGGATATAA